Proteins encoded by one window of Haliotis asinina isolate JCU_RB_2024 chromosome 6, JCU_Hal_asi_v2, whole genome shotgun sequence:
- the LOC137287062 gene encoding fibroblast growth factor receptor substrate 3-like, which yields MGCSFSRSRSGDLNSRVFRVYNVDEQGQELNPGKIEVSDTELILIQKGKEAIRWPLRCLRRYGFDAELFSFESGRRCPTGAGIYAFKCRNAEALFNTVQDCIQRAGQEDSSRVSHNILPPSSRPNSRPQSMVDTPIDMDGMFMTNRTDSVTSNGSAHHYINGTINNDLHEYINTGSTATRTGCTSIDNAAALMDLLHNGPLPPAEPDHPQVTYAVLDLESTENLAETLGEESDVIRRDSGAGDSRHSLSIGGAGAVGVDDIGAVSPDGDEEGGAACPTYVNVVADCPQTVREKPIPNGAAVKQQSEPNYANLDLGEHSPPPRSRHKEILKVNYITLDLKNQPMDNGTNGASASPTSPTSFGSFPESPCRKTDSYAMIDFNKTAALLIAAKNVDDSRGGSGGRKTRHNSVITDMP from the coding sequence ATGGGCTGCAGCTTCTCTCGTAGTCGTAGTGGAGATCTGAATTCACGTGTCTTCCGTGTTTACAATGTTGATGAACAAGGGCAGGAACTGAACCCTGGGAAGATCGAGGTCAGTGACACTGAGCTCATCCTCATCCAGAAAGGCAAGGAAGCCATCCGATGGCCGCTGCGATGTCTAAGGAGATACGGTTTTGATGCAGAGTTGTTTTCCTTTGAGAGTGGGAGACGCTGTCCCACAGGTGCTGGTATTTATGCGTTCAAATGTCGTAATGCGGAGGCCTTGTTTAACACAGTCCAAGACTGCATCCAGCGAGCTGGACAGGAAGATAGCAGTCGAGTCAGTCATAACATCCTGCCGCCTTCTAGTCGCCCCAACAGCCGTCCACAAAGCATGGTGGACACGCCGATAGACATGGACGGAATGTTCATGACCAACAGGACTGATTCCGTCACCAGTAATGGCAGTGCTCATCACTATATTAACGGCACTATTAACAATGACTTGCATGAGTACATCAATACAGGAAGCACGGCAACAAGAACAGGGTGTACAAGCATTGACAACGCAGCAGCATTGATGGACTTACTTCATAACGGCCCCTTGCCCCCGGCAGAGCCTGATCACCCACAAGTGACGTACGCTGTGTTAGACCTTGAGAGCACAGAGAACCTTGCTGAAACTCTGGGTGAAGAGAGTGATGTGATTCGGAGAGACAGTGGTGCAGGAGACTCGCGGCATAGTCTCAGTATCGGAGGGGCAGGAGCTGTTGGTGTGGATGACATTGGGGCTGTCTCCCCAGATGGTGATGAGGAAGGGGGCGCTGCGTGTCCTACATATGTGAATGTTGTTGCTGATTGCCCACAGACAGTGCGTGAGAAACCCATTCCTAATGGAGCCGCTGTCAAACAGCAGTCAGAACCTAATTATGCAAACTTAGACCTGGGAGAGCATTCCCCGCCTCCCAGGTCTCGGCATAAAGAAATTTTGAAGGTGAACTACATTACTCTGGATCTGAAGAACCAACCCATGGACAATGGAACCAATGGAGCTAGTGCTTCGCCAACGTCGCCCACCAGTTTTGGATCTTTCCCAGAATCCCCATGTCGAAAAACAGACAGTTACGCAATGATCGACTTTAACAAAACTGCAGCTCTGCTCATTGCTGCCAAAAATGTGGACGATAGTCGAGGTGGGTCAGGTGGAAGGAAGACGCGACACAACAGCGTCATAACAGACATGCCATAA